A section of the Terriglobia bacterium genome encodes:
- a CDS encoding protein kinase, producing the protein MSIATGTKLGPYEIVGALGAGGMGEVYRARDSKLDRPVAIKVLSAQFSSDQERLQRFEQEARAASALNHPNIVTIHDVGRQNGTSYLAMEFVDGKNLREMLDAGGLTMKKTLAIAAQVADGLAKAHAAGIVHRDLKPENIMITGDGLVKILDFGLAKLVPGVAVGSDAAATAVVPATHPGMVLGTVGYMSPEQARGATVDFRSDQFSLGTVLYEMLTGKRPFQRESSAQTMAAIIEDEPQPVTELNPKTPPPVRWIVERCLAKEPDERYASTRDLARDLQRVRDHLSEASSGSVLGLAATAASPARKRWGPMAAGMTVALGLGLLLGAVVFHTRPAEPPVMQNLTFSGADWDPAAAPDGRSVVFGSGRDGKDRIWLKQLGSGGEVPITQGPDGSARLSPDGSMIVFTHTEGGKAWICRAAVVGGELRRLAEGRAPDWSPDGKQIAFVRGSSIWAVSPDGSGAHELHHMESPDTAVRALRWSPNAQWIAVESIAGGITSENVTFSLLSPDGKQFVDVKPAFPGGDISSVTWIANDEVIYARSVSVSSIGPVNTGASRLIRQKVPTGPASVLLWLPGGTSIVEPLGPGRLVLDNIMSRENVREVSLEKGAKKTESERWLTHGSSVDRQPFYSPDSAWVVFTSNRSGNLDIWEVSTHDGTVRRLTDDPADDWDPTFTPDGKLLWTSHRSGNFEIWMAEADGSGAHQVSHDGVDAENPTATVDGWVIYNSGNPKQRGLWKARADGSQARRLVPGITNWPEASPDGRYVLATTGNTSIGVYRVADGSEVAKIAINSVDPRPVGNGRAKWMPDGKTVLFVTSGANAATVIYAQDFIPGQDTSSSRRLVLSDPDRAPETFAISRDGKRLVFGVIDVQSNLLTLSGVAGITK; encoded by the coding sequence ATGAGCATTGCGACTGGAACGAAACTCGGGCCATACGAGATCGTCGGCGCATTGGGCGCGGGCGGCATGGGCGAGGTGTATCGCGCGCGCGACAGCAAGCTGGACCGCCCGGTCGCCATCAAGGTCCTGAGCGCGCAGTTCTCCAGCGACCAGGAACGTCTGCAGCGCTTCGAGCAGGAAGCGCGCGCCGCCTCCGCGCTCAATCACCCCAATATCGTGACTATCCACGACGTCGGGCGGCAGAACGGCACGTCGTACCTGGCGATGGAATTCGTGGACGGCAAGAACCTGCGCGAAATGCTCGACGCCGGCGGCCTGACGATGAAGAAGACGCTGGCGATCGCGGCGCAGGTGGCGGACGGACTGGCCAAAGCGCATGCGGCCGGGATCGTCCACCGCGACCTCAAGCCGGAGAACATCATGATCACCGGCGACGGGCTGGTGAAGATCCTGGACTTCGGGCTGGCCAAGCTGGTCCCCGGGGTTGCGGTGGGGTCGGACGCGGCCGCGACCGCAGTCGTGCCGGCAACCCATCCCGGGATGGTGCTGGGCACGGTCGGCTACATGTCGCCCGAGCAGGCGCGTGGCGCGACGGTGGACTTCCGCAGCGACCAGTTTTCCCTGGGCACAGTGCTGTACGAAATGCTCACCGGCAAGCGGCCGTTCCAGCGCGAGAGCTCGGCGCAGACCATGGCCGCGATCATCGAGGACGAGCCACAGCCAGTGACCGAGCTGAACCCGAAGACGCCCCCGCCGGTGCGCTGGATCGTGGAGCGCTGCCTGGCCAAGGAACCGGATGAGCGCTACGCCTCCACCCGCGACCTGGCGCGCGACCTGCAACGGGTGCGCGACCACCTGTCGGAGGCGAGCAGCGGCTCGGTGCTGGGCTTGGCGGCCACGGCTGCGAGTCCCGCGCGGAAGCGCTGGGGCCCGATGGCGGCCGGCATGACCGTCGCGCTCGGGCTGGGATTGTTGCTGGGCGCCGTGGTGTTCCACACCCGTCCGGCGGAGCCGCCGGTAATGCAGAACCTGACTTTCTCCGGCGCCGACTGGGACCCGGCCGCCGCACCGGATGGACGTTCGGTCGTATTCGGTTCGGGGCGCGACGGCAAGGACCGCATCTGGTTGAAGCAGCTGGGCAGCGGGGGCGAAGTGCCCATTACCCAAGGTCCGGACGGTTCTGCGCGATTGTCGCCGGACGGCTCCATGATCGTATTCACTCACACGGAAGGTGGAAAGGCCTGGATCTGCCGCGCGGCTGTAGTGGGCGGAGAACTGCGCCGGCTGGCGGAAGGCCGGGCCCCGGACTGGTCCCCCGACGGAAAGCAGATCGCCTTCGTCCGCGGAAGCTCGATCTGGGCGGTTTCGCCCGACGGCAGTGGGGCGCACGAGCTCCACCACATGGAATCGCCGGATACGGCCGTGCGCGCGCTGCGCTGGTCGCCCAACGCCCAGTGGATCGCAGTCGAGTCCATCGCCGGAGGAATCACCTCGGAGAACGTTACCTTCTCGCTGTTGAGTCCGGATGGCAAGCAATTCGTCGACGTGAAACCCGCATTTCCCGGCGGGGATATCTCCTCGGTGACGTGGATCGCCAATGATGAAGTGATCTACGCGCGCAGTGTATCGGTGAGCAGCATCGGCCCGGTGAACACCGGCGCCAGCCGTCTGATCCGCCAGAAGGTGCCCACCGGCCCTGCGAGCGTGCTGCTGTGGCTGCCGGGAGGGACAAGCATCGTGGAACCGCTGGGCCCGGGGCGGTTGGTGCTGGACAACATTATGAGCCGCGAGAATGTGCGGGAAGTCTCGCTAGAGAAAGGGGCAAAGAAGACGGAGTCGGAGCGCTGGCTGACCCATGGCAGCAGCGTCGATCGCCAGCCCTTCTACTCGCCGGACAGCGCCTGGGTGGTGTTCACTTCCAACCGCAGCGGCAACCTGGACATCTGGGAGGTCTCCACGCACGATGGAACCGTGCGGCGACTGACCGATGATCCCGCCGACGATTGGGACCCGACGTTCACGCCCGACGGCAAATTGCTGTGGACCTCGCACCGCAGCGGCAATTTTGAGATCTGGATGGCGGAAGCCGACGGCAGCGGCGCACACCAGGTGAGCCACGACGGAGTGGATGCCGAAAATCCCACGGCGACCGTGGATGGATGGGTCATCTACAACTCCGGGAACCCCAAACAACGTGGATTGTGGAAGGCGCGTGCGGACGGCAGCCAGGCGAGACGGCTGGTCCCGGGAATCACGAACTGGCCGGAGGCCTCGCCCGACGGCCGCTATGTCCTTGCGACAACGGGCAATACATCGATCGGGGTGTATCGCGTCGCGGATGGATCGGAGGTCGCCAAGATCGCGATCAATAGCGTTGATCCAAGGCCGGTGGGTAACGGCCGTGCCAAGTGGATGCCCGACGGCAAGACCGTCCTTTTCGTGACTAGCGGCGCCAACGCGGCGACCGTTATCTACGCCCAGGACTTCATCCCGGGGCAGGACACCTCAAGCAGCCGCCGGCTGGTGCTGAGCGACCCCGACCGTGCTCCGGAGACCTTCGCCATCTCTCGCGACGGCAAGCGGCTGGTGTTCGGTGTGATCGACGTCCAATCGAACCTTCTCACCCTGAGCGGTGTAGCGGGAATCACGAAGTAG
- a CDS encoding serine/threonine-protein kinase yields the protein MALTAGNKLGPYEIQSAVGAGGMGEVYRARDTRLDRTVAIKILTAGHAAGAEMRERFEREARTISNLSHTNICTLYDVGRHEGTDFLVMEYLEGETLEKRLERGPLPSEAALKIAIEIADALDKAHRQGVIHRDLKPGNIMLTKAGAKLMDFGLAKLRNDPVPAVSALTEMAATMATKKLTAEGMIVGTFQYMAPEQLEGNEADARSDIFALGEVIYEMATGRAAFTGKTKASLIAAILSSEPKPISEMQPMTPPALDRVIRTCLAKDPEERWQTAHDLKLQLQWIAEAGSKAGVPAPLIAKRKNRERLLGIVAALAVVIAIVLAVAYWKAARTPSVVRAELVAPEGGHFNFVGDNSGPPVLSPDGSRLVMSVMAEGKTRLYVRALNSTGGQPIAGSENATFPFWSPDSQWVGFFAEGRLRKVSINGGAPITLAEAPDPRGGSWGKDGTILFAPRFRGGLSRVSADGGAIATLTKSDDGKYTTHRWPLFLPDGKHFLYFAGDHNNPASENAGVFLASLDGKENRRVLHTLANVVYAQGQLLFLSESSLMAQAFDASTGALSGQPRAIADGVAYDSGVWHITATASDTGALVFQTGSSDAGRQLVWYDRSGKALGTVGGRDQYLEVALSPDGKKLASIIGDPQSAIWIYDLQRNTKTRLTFLSGGIRGFAWSPDGKRIAFSLSSGTGHFQMYVQPSDGSGTAQPLLDANQDRFVCHWSPDGRYLLYVEGAAGTQKLWVLPMNGDGKPFPAIQNPGLDYDGQFSPDGRWLAYASWVVRNAEVFVSPFPPTGAKWQISQNSGSRPRWRGDGKELFYTPPGDNQFYAVEVDGSGNSFQIGRTEPLFRTNLIGAGSLFDVSADGKKFVAEVAAEQSDRPLTLVVNWTEELKKK from the coding sequence ATGGCACTGACTGCTGGAAATAAGCTCGGGCCCTACGAGATCCAGTCCGCGGTGGGCGCGGGCGGGATGGGCGAGGTGTACCGCGCCCGCGACACGCGGCTGGATCGCACGGTGGCCATCAAGATCCTGACCGCGGGACATGCGGCTGGCGCGGAGATGCGCGAACGATTCGAGCGCGAGGCGCGCACCATCTCCAACTTGTCCCACACAAATATCTGCACGCTCTATGACGTGGGGCGGCACGAGGGCACCGACTTCCTGGTGATGGAGTACCTGGAAGGCGAGACGCTGGAAAAGCGGCTGGAGCGCGGGCCGCTGCCCAGCGAGGCGGCGCTGAAGATTGCCATCGAGATCGCGGACGCGCTGGACAAGGCGCACCGACAGGGCGTCATTCATCGCGACCTAAAGCCGGGAAATATCATGCTCACGAAAGCAGGCGCGAAGCTCATGGACTTCGGGCTGGCCAAGCTACGCAACGATCCCGTGCCCGCAGTCTCTGCCCTCACCGAGATGGCCGCGACCATGGCGACCAAGAAACTGACCGCCGAGGGCATGATTGTGGGCACATTCCAGTACATGGCGCCGGAGCAGCTCGAAGGCAACGAGGCGGACGCGCGCAGTGACATCTTCGCCCTCGGCGAGGTGATCTACGAGATGGCGACGGGCCGGGCGGCGTTCACCGGCAAGACCAAGGCGAGCCTGATCGCCGCCATCCTTTCGTCGGAGCCAAAGCCGATCAGCGAGATGCAGCCCATGACCCCGCCGGCGCTGGACCGCGTCATAAGAACCTGCTTGGCAAAAGATCCCGAAGAGCGTTGGCAGACGGCCCACGATCTCAAGCTGCAGTTGCAGTGGATCGCGGAGGCGGGCTCGAAAGCCGGGGTGCCGGCGCCGCTCATCGCCAAGCGAAAGAACCGCGAGCGCCTGCTCGGCATCGTGGCAGCGCTCGCTGTGGTGATAGCGATCGTGCTTGCAGTAGCGTACTGGAAGGCGGCACGGACCCCGAGTGTGGTGCGCGCGGAACTCGTCGCACCGGAGGGCGGGCACTTCAACTTTGTGGGAGACAACAGCGGCCCTCCCGTGCTCTCGCCCGACGGAAGCCGCCTGGTGATGTCGGTGATGGCGGAGGGGAAAACCCGCCTCTATGTACGGGCGCTCAACAGCACTGGTGGACAGCCAATCGCCGGGAGCGAGAACGCGACCTTCCCCTTTTGGTCGCCGGACAGCCAATGGGTGGGATTCTTCGCGGAAGGAAGACTGAGGAAGGTGAGCATCAACGGCGGGGCGCCCATCACGCTGGCAGAGGCGCCGGATCCGCGGGGCGGATCGTGGGGGAAGGACGGCACGATCCTCTTCGCACCTCGCTTCCGGGGCGGGTTGAGCCGCGTCTCCGCCGACGGGGGCGCGATCGCGACTCTGACCAAAAGCGACGATGGGAAATACACGACCCACCGCTGGCCGCTGTTCCTTCCCGACGGCAAACACTTCCTCTACTTCGCGGGCGATCACAACAACCCCGCATCGGAAAATGCCGGAGTGTTCCTGGCCTCGCTGGACGGGAAGGAAAACCGGCGTGTCCTCCACACTCTCGCCAACGTGGTGTACGCGCAGGGTCAGCTTCTGTTTCTCTCCGAGAGCTCGCTCATGGCGCAAGCGTTCGATGCCTCGACCGGCGCGCTGAGCGGACAGCCGCGTGCGATCGCCGACGGCGTGGCCTATGACTCGGGCGTGTGGCACATCACGGCCACCGCTTCCGACACCGGAGCGCTGGTTTTCCAGACGGGGTCGAGCGACGCGGGCCGGCAACTCGTCTGGTATGACCGGAGCGGCAAGGCGTTGGGCACCGTCGGCGGCCGCGACCAGTATCTGGAAGTGGCGCTGTCGCCCGACGGCAAGAAGCTGGCCTCCATCATCGGCGATCCCCAGAGCGCGATCTGGATCTACGACTTGCAGCGCAATACCAAGACCCGCTTGACCTTCCTCTCCGGCGGGATCCGGGGCTTTGCCTGGTCCCCGGATGGCAAACGGATCGCGTTTTCCCTCTCCAGCGGGACCGGCCACTTCCAGATGTACGTGCAACCCTCCGATGGATCGGGGACGGCCCAGCCTCTGCTGGACGCGAACCAGGACCGGTTCGTCTGCCATTGGTCCCCGGATGGCCGCTATCTCCTCTATGTCGAGGGAGCGGCCGGCACCCAGAAACTCTGGGTGTTGCCCATGAACGGAGACGGAAAGCCGTTCCCTGCCATCCAGAATCCTGGCTTGGACTACGATGGCCAGTTTTCCCCGGACGGGCGCTGGCTGGCCTACGCTTCCTGGGTTGTCAGGAACGCGGAAGTGTTCGTGTCGCCGTTCCCCCCGACCGGAGCGAAATGGCAGATCTCGCAGAACTCCGGTTCCCGTCCGCGATGGAGAGGCGATGGGAAAGAACTCTTCTACACCCCTCCGGGAGACAACCAGTTCTACGCTGTTGAAGTGGACGGTTCGGGCAACAGCTTCCAGATCGGACGGACTGAGCCCTTGTTCCGCACCAACCTGATCGGCGCCGGGTCGCTCTTCGACGTGAGCGCGGACGGGAAGAAGTTCGTCGCCGAGGTCGCTGCCGAGCAGAGCGACCGCCCCCTCACGCTGGTCGTGAACTGGACCGAAGAGCTGAAAAAGAAATAG
- a CDS encoding DUF1264 domain-containing protein: MMRTLGALGIFAMACTLFALAVVGSHGAPAPQAASANKTPADDFTIHVSAPHLVHGKVMEPFHHYCKVYSSDPTIVCLIFDDTKPGTMLTQVEWIWAKKLTRPAVPLATWNKNWHDHAIEIASGRVQVHDLPPDKAKEVADLVANTDGLIYSFEMKDGIPTGNISIPQAVGHKPMSAAEYKKF; this comes from the coding sequence ATGATGCGCACACTCGGCGCTTTGGGGATCTTTGCGATGGCCTGTACCTTGTTCGCCCTGGCGGTTGTGGGGAGCCACGGAGCGCCCGCTCCGCAGGCTGCCTCGGCGAACAAGACCCCGGCCGACGATTTCACCATCCACGTTTCCGCTCCGCACCTGGTCCACGGCAAAGTCATGGAACCTTTCCATCACTATTGCAAGGTGTACTCCAGCGATCCGACCATCGTTTGCCTGATCTTTGACGACACCAAGCCGGGCACGATGCTGACGCAGGTGGAATGGATCTGGGCCAAGAAGCTGACCCGGCCCGCGGTCCCGCTCGCCACCTGGAACAAGAACTGGCACGACCACGCCATTGAGATCGCCAGCGGCCGCGTCCAGGTGCACGACCTGCCGCCCGACAAAGCCAAGGAAGTCGCCGACCTGGTGGCCAACACGGATGGATTGATCTACAGCTTCGAGATGAAGGATGGGATCCCCACGGGCAACATCAGCATACCGCAGGCCGTCGGGCACAAACCGATGAGCGCCGCTGAGTACAAGAAGTTCTGA
- a CDS encoding sel1 repeat family protein, which yields MGTGVLARVGQHAAVDTATGRRYHPHMNGLYRWLIFLCLVSAFQYPASAQNCGSEAIEKEAEALSGQSVEAMKQRAESGDTHAQAVIGHYFIAKRDYAQGVKWLDKAAAQNDADAQFMLAGGYKMGWYGLTADDAKAIALTKRAAEQGHCVAQLNLGSAYQLGMGGIAKDSVKAAEWFRKSAEQGFPPAELMLGMAYYRGDGMHKDEALAEFWVRKAANHGISPAQVMLAQMQQQGSEQVPTNPAEAETLNKLAAEQGSAPAQFKLGVLYRKGLAGPPDPVRAAQWFEKALNQGFTPAAYELGTMSEVGEGVPQSDEKAFQLYLVAAELGVSRAQVKAAQMLHVGRGTALDLIASYKWLDIATRLDNTEAKSLLTVLAREMKQEQIARAKALAEDWAADNADVIETKGYQFHEKFEVPPAKSE from the coding sequence GTGGGCACGGGCGTCCTCGCCCGTGTCGGCCAGCACGCTGCGGTCGACACTGCAACAGGGCGGCGTTACCATCCGCATATGAACGGACTATATCGTTGGCTAATCTTCCTTTGTCTGGTAAGCGCCTTCCAGTACCCCGCTTCGGCACAGAACTGCGGCTCAGAGGCTATCGAGAAGGAGGCAGAAGCGCTTAGCGGCCAGAGCGTCGAGGCGATGAAACAGCGAGCGGAGAGCGGTGACACACATGCACAGGCCGTAATAGGCCATTACTTCATCGCCAAACGCGACTACGCGCAAGGTGTGAAGTGGTTGGATAAGGCAGCGGCACAGAATGATGCGGATGCGCAGTTCATGCTCGCGGGAGGCTACAAGATGGGTTGGTACGGCCTCACCGCGGACGACGCGAAAGCCATAGCACTGACCAAACGGGCCGCTGAACAGGGCCATTGCGTTGCGCAACTGAATCTGGGGTCCGCGTACCAACTTGGTATGGGCGGCATCGCGAAGGATTCAGTGAAAGCGGCGGAGTGGTTCCGCAAGTCTGCGGAGCAGGGCTTCCCGCCTGCAGAACTTATGCTCGGCATGGCTTACTACCGCGGCGATGGCATGCACAAAGATGAGGCGCTAGCGGAATTCTGGGTCCGCAAGGCTGCTAATCACGGGATTTCGCCAGCGCAGGTGATGCTCGCGCAGATGCAGCAACAAGGATCAGAACAGGTCCCCACCAATCCGGCAGAAGCCGAGACGCTCAACAAGCTTGCGGCGGAGCAGGGCTCTGCACCTGCGCAGTTCAAGCTGGGAGTGTTGTATCGCAAGGGACTTGCCGGTCCTCCAGATCCCGTAAGGGCGGCCCAGTGGTTCGAAAAGGCCCTCAACCAGGGCTTTACTCCCGCTGCCTATGAACTCGGGACGATGAGCGAAGTCGGGGAAGGCGTGCCACAAAGCGATGAGAAGGCGTTCCAACTCTACCTGGTGGCGGCGGAGCTCGGAGTCTCCAGGGCCCAGGTGAAAGCGGCCCAGATGTTGCATGTCGGCCGAGGTACTGCACTCGACTTGATCGCCTCTTACAAGTGGCTCGACATTGCGACCCGTTTGGACAACACGGAGGCTAAGAGTCTGCTAACGGTACTGGCGCGGGAGATGAAACAAGAACAGATTGCGAGAGCCAAGGCACTCGCCGAGGATTGGGCTGCTGATAACGCGGACGTGATAGAGACCAAGGGATACCAATTCCACGAAAAGTTCGAAGTACCACCGGCTAAGTCTGAATAG
- a CDS encoding acyl-CoA carboxylase subunit beta: MKLEQKLEELKKRDALAEAGGGEERRQKQHKEGKMSARERIAFLLDEGTFEETDKLVTHRCTDFGMQEQKTYGDGFVTGYGKIEGRLVFVFAQDFTVFGGSLSESNASKIVKVMDTAMRVGAPVIGLNDSGGARIQEGVMSLAGYADIFLRNTLASGVIPQISAILGPCAGGAVYSPAITDFILMVDKTAYMFITGPDVIKSVTHEDVTKEKLGGAETHNEVSGVAHFRAHDDAECLSMIRELFSFMPSNNLEDPPRKPCTDPIDRADAKLDTIVPTESNKPYDIKDVINAVVDDGYFFEVHEHYARNIVVGFARLNGRSVGVVANQPAILAGCLDIDASVKGARFVRFCDAFNIPLVTFEDVPGFLPGTKQEYGGIIKHGAKLLYAFAEATVPKITVITRKAYGGAYCVMASKHIRCDVNYAWPTAEVAVMGPEGAVDIVYKRELAKAKNKEEERQQLIEQFRDRFANPYVVAERGYVDAVIQPRETRKKLIEALDMLENKRDKNPPKKHGNIPL, translated from the coding sequence ATGAAGCTGGAACAAAAACTCGAAGAGCTGAAGAAGCGCGATGCCCTGGCCGAAGCCGGCGGAGGCGAGGAGCGCCGCCAGAAGCAGCACAAGGAAGGCAAGATGTCGGCCCGCGAGCGCATCGCCTTCCTGCTCGACGAAGGCACTTTCGAGGAGACCGACAAGCTGGTCACGCACCGCTGTACCGACTTCGGCATGCAGGAGCAGAAGACCTACGGCGACGGCTTCGTCACCGGCTACGGCAAGATCGAAGGCCGGCTGGTGTTCGTCTTCGCTCAAGACTTCACCGTCTTCGGCGGGTCGCTATCGGAGTCAAACGCCTCGAAGATCGTGAAGGTCATGGACACGGCCATGCGCGTGGGCGCGCCCGTCATAGGGCTGAACGACTCCGGCGGCGCGCGCATCCAGGAAGGCGTGATGTCGCTGGCCGGCTACGCCGACATCTTCCTGCGCAACACGCTGGCCTCGGGCGTCATCCCGCAGATCTCGGCCATCCTGGGCCCGTGCGCCGGCGGCGCCGTCTATTCGCCCGCCATCACCGACTTCATCCTGATGGTGGACAAGACCGCGTACATGTTCATCACCGGGCCGGACGTCATCAAGTCGGTGACTCACGAAGACGTGACGAAAGAGAAGCTGGGCGGCGCCGAGACGCACAACGAGGTCTCGGGCGTGGCCCACTTCCGCGCCCACGACGACGCCGAGTGCCTCTCCATGATCCGCGAGCTGTTCAGCTTCATGCCGTCGAACAATCTCGAGGACCCGCCGCGTAAGCCCTGCACCGACCCCATCGACCGCGCTGACGCCAAGCTCGACACCATCGTCCCGACGGAATCGAACAAGCCCTACGACATCAAGGACGTGATCAACGCGGTGGTGGACGACGGCTACTTCTTCGAGGTGCACGAGCACTACGCCAGGAACATCGTGGTGGGATTCGCGCGGTTGAACGGGCGCAGCGTGGGCGTGGTGGCCAACCAGCCCGCGATCCTGGCCGGATGCCTCGACATCGATGCCTCGGTCAAAGGCGCGCGCTTCGTGCGCTTCTGCGACGCCTTCAACATCCCGCTGGTGACCTTCGAGGACGTCCCCGGCTTCCTGCCCGGCACCAAGCAGGAATACGGCGGGATCATCAAGCATGGCGCCAAGCTGCTCTATGCCTTCGCCGAAGCCACCGTTCCCAAGATTACCGTCATCACCCGCAAGGCTTACGGTGGCGCGTACTGCGTTATGGCCAGCAAGCACATCCGCTGCGACGTGAACTACGCCTGGCCCACCGCCGAGGTCGCGGTGATGGGCCCGGAGGGCGCGGTGGACATCGTGTACAAGCGCGAGCTGGCCAAGGCCAAGAACAAAGAAGAGGAGCGGCAGCAGTTGATCGAGCAGTTCCGTGACCGCTTCGCCAACCCCTATGTCGTCGCCGAGCGAGGCTACGTGGACGCCGTCATCCAGCCCCGCGAGACGCGCAAGAAGCTGATCGAAGCCCTGGATATGCTGGAGAACAAGCGCGACAAAAACCCGCCCAAGAAGCACGGGAACATCCCGCTGTAG
- a CDS encoding adenosine-specific kinase: MVEFESVRIEYPADANIVIGQTHFIKTVEDIYEAVTCTVPQGKFGVAFNEASGPCLVRADGNDDELKQVAIRSAQAIAAGHIFVVVVRHAYPINLLPALRNVPEVCHIFCATANPLEVIVAKSPQGRGVMGVIDGSSPKGVEGASDVAARKEFLRKIGYKR, encoded by the coding sequence ATGGTCGAATTCGAATCGGTCCGCATCGAGTACCCCGCCGACGCCAACATCGTCATCGGCCAGACGCACTTCATCAAGACGGTGGAGGACATCTACGAGGCGGTGACCTGCACGGTGCCGCAAGGCAAGTTCGGCGTGGCCTTCAACGAGGCGTCGGGGCCGTGCCTGGTGCGAGCCGACGGCAACGACGACGAGCTCAAGCAGGTCGCCATCCGCAGCGCCCAGGCCATTGCCGCCGGGCATATCTTCGTCGTGGTGGTGCGCCATGCGTACCCGATCAACCTGCTGCCCGCGCTGCGCAATGTGCCCGAGGTCTGCCATATCTTCTGCGCCACCGCGAATCCGCTGGAGGTGATCGTCGCCAAAAGCCCGCAGGGACGCGGCGTGATGGGCGTGATCGACGGCTCGTCACCCAAGGGCGTGGAGGGCGCGAGCGACGTCGCTGCCCGAAAAGAATTCCTGCGCAAGATTGGCTATAAACGATAG